In Altererythrobacter aquiaggeris, the genomic stretch GAAGGAGAAATCTGGCAGTGAATGAAATGCGGTGCGCAGGGCGTCGCCCCAACTTGATGACACCGACTGAAAATAGGGGTCGTCCTGCGGGATACGGTGGTGATGCGTGGGCGCGAACGTGCCGCGTTCGATAACCATCATGTCGAGCGGCATCCCGACAGACAGATTCGCCTTGAGCGTGGAATCAAACGACACCAGCAACAATTTGACAGAGTCCTCGAAACTCATGGTGCGGTCGTATCCGCGCAAGATAATCGGGCGTCCGTATTTGGTTTCGCCGATCTGGAAAAACGGTGTGTCCAGGCTGGCTTCGATGAAATTGCCTTCCGGATAAATCATGAACAGGCGCGGTTCCATACCGTCGATTTGTCCTGCCAGGATGATGGAAGCTGTAAAGCGCCCCTTGCCCCGAATTCCGTTGGCTTCTTGCCGTTTGTGGATGACACTTCGCAGCAGCTTGCCGATGTCGGTCGCGACCTGGAACATGGTCGGCGCCTTCATCAGCGAATTATCGCGGTCGTCGGGCGCTTTCGTGCGTTCTTCCAGTAGGCTGACCACCGCCTGCGTCGTGGCGAGGTTCCCCGCTGTCATAACCGCAATCATCCGTTCGCCGGGAACTTGCCAATGGAACATTTTCCGGAAGACAGAAATATTGTCGACCCCGGAATTCGTACGGGTATCGCTCATCAGAACGAGGCCCTTATCGACCATCATTCCTACACAGTAAGTCATAAACTATTGTTCCGTTTGTTGTTGTTCGACAGCTACGTCGACATAGAGGTCTTCGCGCAGCGTGCCGAAGGAAATACCTGTGATTGGCGCTGCATCGCGGTAATCACGTCCGGTTGCCACACGGACATAGCGCGGATCGGGGCTGATGCCGTTCGAAATATCGAACCCGACCCAGCCCAGTCCCTCGACATGGGCTTCCGCCCAGGCATGCGTGGCATCCTGATCAATCCGGTCATTCATCATCAGATAGCCCGAGACATATCGCGCGGGAATATCCATCGCGCGTGCAGCACCAAGGAAAATATGCGCATGGTCCTGACATACACCTTCGCCGCCGACAGTCGCTTCTTCGGCTGTCGTACTAGGGTTGGTGGAGCCGGTTTTATAGACCACGCCGTCACGAATTGCAGCCGACAGCGCGTGAAGCCTTGCGACCGGATCGGTTTCCGCTTGTTGCAAACGCTCGATCATGGCGGTCATCCGGGGGCCCGGCTTTGTCAGCTCCGTCTGGCTGAGAAAGCTCCATAGCGGCATGTGTCCGGAATGTTTGCCGATCACCCCAGAATTATCTTCTGTATCGACGGTGCCGTGACACACGATAACGACTTCGCGCGCGCCAGGTTCGATCGAAACCAGCGTCACGGTGTTGAAGTGCTGGTCTTCATATTCGAGTTCGGGGACCGCGTTTTCATATTCCATCGTCCAGCTCGCGATCTGCTGACCCTGAGTGCTTTTGGGGGTCAGTCGCAGCCGCTGGAGCGCGTGGACGACAGGTGCGTCGAATTTGTAGCGAGTGGTATGGCGAATAGAGAGGCGCATGGTGTTCTGTCCTCAGCTCACAAACCGGTAATCGTTAGAAATCGCAGCGGCAATTGCGCGGTTCTGAACGATGTAGCTGGTGAGAAAATGGTGCAATCCCGTGTCGAGAATATCTTCGATCGAGGTGTTCGAAAGCTGTTGGTCTGCCTCGCGCATCAGCGCATTGCTGTCACCTTCGGTCCCGTGCAAGCGGGCAAGTTCCGCCAGATTTGCACGCAGTTCGGAAAAACAGAACGCAAGGCTGCGCGGGAAACGGTCATCAAGTACCAGAAATTCCATGATGCCGCGCGAATCGATGCGGGCGGCGTGGATCGAGCGGAAGGCACGGTTGCCCGACACCGAACGCAGCACATTGTCCCACTGCCCGGTATCGAGGCTGGAGCCGACATGCGCCAGTGATGGAAGAAGCAGGTAATATTTGATGTCGAGAATTCGCGCGGTGTTGT encodes the following:
- a CDS encoding proteasome-type protease — translated: MTYCVGMMVDKGLVLMSDTRTNSGVDNISVFRKMFHWQVPGERMIAVMTAGNLATTQAVVSLLEERTKAPDDRDNSLMKAPTMFQVATDIGKLLRSVIHKRQEANGIRGKGRFTASIILAGQIDGMEPRLFMIYPEGNFIEASLDTPFFQIGETKYGRPIILRGYDRTMSFEDSVKLLLVSFDSTLKANLSVGMPLDMMVIERGTFAPTHHHRIPQDDPYFQSVSSSWGDALRTAFHSLPDFSFAREK
- a CDS encoding transglutaminase family protein; its protein translation is MRLSIRHTTRYKFDAPVVHALQRLRLTPKSTQGQQIASWTMEYENAVPELEYEDQHFNTVTLVSIEPGAREVVIVCHGTVDTEDNSGVIGKHSGHMPLWSFLSQTELTKPGPRMTAMIERLQQAETDPVARLHALSAAIRDGVVYKTGSTNPSTTAEEATVGGEGVCQDHAHIFLGAARAMDIPARYVSGYLMMNDRIDQDATHAWAEAHVEGLGWVGFDISNGISPDPRYVRVATGRDYRDAAPITGISFGTLREDLYVDVAVEQQQTEQ